From a region of the Paenibacillus sp. R14(2021) genome:
- a CDS encoding 2-oxoacid:acceptor oxidoreductase subunit alpha, with the protein MISQLSWKIGGQQGEGVESTDRIFSTALNRLGYYLYGYRHFSSRIKGGHTNNKIRISTKPMLAISDDLDILVAFDQESIDLNAHELRAGGVVVADAKFNPVLPEGINARLFPVPITTIAEELGTSLMKNMVASGASWALLGLPIDVFNKAVEEEFGRKGPAIVEKNIEAVKRGSDFVLELAGGPLEEFQLEPADGKQKLFMIGNEAIGLGAVAGGCRLMSAYPITPASEIMEYLIKKLPKFGGTVIQTEDEIAAVTMAIGANYAGVRTMTASAGPGLSLMMEAIGLAGMTETPLVIVDTQRGGPSTGLPTKQEQSDLNAMIYGTHGEIPKVVIAPATLEDCFYDTIESFNLSEQYQIPVILMTDLQLSLGKQSCEPLDLNKVPINRGKLVRELPELETNELFKRYELTEDGVSPRVIPGDKFGLHHVTGVEHDETGRPSESAINRKKMMDKRLTKLDGMYIRDAVRVDAPHAEADLLIIGMGSTGGTIDEARLRLEADGLKTNHMTIRQIHPFPKELVAPYLQSAVKVVVLENNATGQLADQVKLHAGHADKIKSVLKYDGNPFLPSDVHKACKELV; encoded by the coding sequence TTGATCAGTCAATTGTCTTGGAAAATCGGGGGACAGCAAGGGGAAGGCGTTGAAAGTACCGACCGTATTTTCTCGACAGCTCTAAACCGTCTGGGGTACTATCTGTACGGATACCGTCACTTTTCGTCACGGATCAAAGGCGGTCACACAAACAATAAAATTCGGATCAGCACGAAGCCAATGCTGGCTATTTCGGATGATCTCGACATCTTGGTTGCATTTGACCAGGAAAGTATTGATTTGAATGCGCATGAGCTGCGTGCGGGCGGTGTCGTTGTTGCCGACGCCAAGTTCAACCCGGTACTTCCAGAAGGCATTAATGCCAGACTGTTCCCGGTACCCATCACGACGATTGCTGAAGAGTTAGGCACATCCCTAATGAAAAACATGGTAGCGTCCGGCGCGTCTTGGGCGCTTCTTGGTCTGCCTATCGATGTTTTCAATAAAGCGGTCGAGGAAGAATTCGGCCGTAAAGGTCCGGCTATCGTAGAGAAAAATATCGAAGCGGTTAAACGCGGCTCCGATTTCGTTCTTGAGCTGGCAGGCGGACCGCTTGAAGAATTTCAACTTGAACCGGCTGACGGCAAACAAAAGCTGTTCATGATCGGCAACGAAGCGATTGGACTTGGCGCGGTAGCAGGCGGATGCCGTCTGATGTCCGCTTATCCCATTACGCCTGCTTCCGAGATTATGGAATATTTGATTAAGAAGCTTCCTAAGTTCGGCGGCACCGTTATTCAAACGGAGGACGAAATTGCGGCTGTAACGATGGCAATCGGCGCCAACTACGCCGGCGTGCGTACGATGACGGCTTCGGCAGGTCCTGGTTTGTCCCTGATGATGGAAGCGATCGGCCTTGCAGGCATGACGGAAACACCGCTGGTCATCGTGGATACGCAGCGCGGAGGTCCTTCTACAGGATTGCCGACGAAGCAGGAACAATCCGATCTCAACGCAATGATCTACGGTACGCACGGTGAAATTCCGAAAGTGGTCATCGCGCCTGCTACGTTGGAAGACTGCTTCTACGATACGATCGAATCTTTCAACCTCTCGGAACAATACCAGATTCCCGTTATTCTCATGACTGACCTTCAGCTCTCGCTCGGTAAACAATCCTGCGAGCCGCTTGATCTCAATAAAGTACCCATTAACCGCGGTAAGCTCGTTCGTGAGCTGCCTGAGCTTGAAACCAATGAGCTGTTTAAACGTTATGAACTTACGGAAGACGGCGTTTCCCCGCGCGTTATTCCAGGCGATAAATTCGGTCTTCATCACGTAACAGGCGTTGAGCACGACGAGACAGGACGCCCATCGGAGAGCGCAATCAACCGCAAGAAAATGATGGATAAACGTCTCACGAAGCTGGACGGCATGTACATCCGTGATGCTGTTCGCGTAGACGCGCCGCATGCTGAAGCGGATCTGCTCATCATCGGCATGGGATCAACGGGCGGAACCATCGACGAAGCGCGCCTTCGTTTGGAAGCTGATGGTCTGAAGACGAACCACATGACGATCCGTCAGATTCATCCGTTCCCTAAGGAGCTCGTAGCACCTTATCTGCAAAGCGCGGTTAAAGTCGTCGTGCTGGAGAACAATGCAACCGGTCAACTGGCTGACCAAGTGAAGCTTCACGCAGGCCATGCTGACAAGATTAAGAGCGTTCTGAAATACGACGGTAATCCGTTCCTGCCTTCCGATGTGCACAAAGCATGCAAGGAGTTGGTCTAA
- a CDS encoding RicAFT regulatory complex protein RicA family protein, with protein sequence MANEQTAKHEHDHDHDHHHGIRFDVPKFNTEDIIVRADIMAKTKELAGMIFTSEEVQQFQRAEKQIQGNDRIQGLIAQIKKKQKEIVAFETTFKNADMVAKIEQEIEVLQDELDGIPIVTEFQQSQADINYLLQTIVSVIRDTVAEKITIEDAQTEDPEECM encoded by the coding sequence ATGGCAAACGAACAAACAGCTAAACATGAACACGATCATGACCATGATCACCATCACGGCATCAGATTCGACGTTCCGAAATTCAATACCGAAGACATCATCGTACGCGCCGATATTATGGCCAAAACGAAAGAGCTCGCAGGCATGATCTTCACGTCGGAGGAAGTGCAGCAGTTCCAGCGCGCCGAGAAGCAAATTCAAGGCAACGACCGCATTCAGGGCTTGATTGCCCAAATCAAGAAGAAGCAGAAAGAAATCGTTGCGTTCGAGACGACGTTCAAGAACGCCGATATGGTCGCGAAGATCGAGCAAGAGATCGAAGTGCTTCAGGATGAGCTGGACGGCATTCCGATCGTAACCGAATTCCAGCAAAGCCAAGCGGATATCAACTATCTGCTGCAGACAATCGTTTCCGTTATTCGCGATACGGTTGCAGAGAAAATTACCATTGAAGATGCACAAACCGAAGATCCGGAAGAGTGCATGTAA
- a CDS encoding rhodanese-like domain-containing protein → MGEITASELETRLREGEKLSVIDVREPDEWESGHIKEAVSIPLSVFVERLGELGNFEEPLYMVCRSGNRSGKACDYLAAQGYEVVNVLGGMLSWPGDVVTGE, encoded by the coding sequence ATGGGAGAAATAACGGCAAGTGAACTTGAAACCCGGCTGCGCGAAGGCGAGAAGCTGAGCGTTATCGACGTGCGGGAGCCCGATGAGTGGGAGTCCGGCCATATTAAAGAAGCGGTCAGCATTCCGTTGTCCGTATTTGTTGAACGTTTGGGCGAGCTGGGCAATTTCGAAGAGCCTCTGTATATGGTGTGCAGAAGCGGCAACCGGAGCGGGAAGGCTTGCGATTATTTGGCCGCGCAGGGCTATGAAGTGGTCAACGTGCTAGGCGGCATGCTAAGCTGGCCCGGTGACGTGGTTACCGGCGAATAA
- the miaB gene encoding tRNA (N6-isopentenyl adenosine(37)-C2)-methylthiotransferase MiaB yields MSSGDKDFSKYFDYSSAKVLKESDGKTTYRINGRDITINAAPNYKDEKRRGKEEIQVHYESAIPPELLELGKGKTYNITTYGCQMNEHDTEVMKGIFEQLGYTAVEDRNQADVILLNTCAVRENAEDKVFGELGHLKHLKLEKPGLILGVCGCMSQEESVVGRIMQKHGFVDLIFGTHNIHRLPYLLQDALFSKEMVVEVWSKEGDIIENLPKKREGMRGWVNIMYGCDKFCTYCIVPYTRGKERSRRPEDVIAEVRELARQGFKEITLLGQNVNAYGKDFEDIAYRFGDLMADIAKIDLPRIRFTTSHPRDFDDHLIEVLATGGSLVEHIHLPVQSGSTEVLKRMSRKYTREMYLELVGKIKRAIPNVVLTTDIIVGFPGETEEQFEETITLMKEVGFSSAYTFIYSPRAGTPAADMADNIPENVKRARLARLNAVVAELSRQSNESMQGQEVEVLIEGHSKNNADVLSGRTRTNKLVHIQGPASWIGQFINARVTEAQTWYIKAEPIIKHEAVS; encoded by the coding sequence GTGAGCAGCGGCGATAAGGACTTCTCTAAGTACTTTGACTATTCGAGCGCGAAGGTACTGAAGGAATCGGATGGAAAAACAACCTACCGGATCAACGGTCGGGATATAACGATAAATGCAGCACCGAATTATAAGGATGAGAAGCGCAGAGGAAAAGAAGAGATACAGGTGCATTACGAATCCGCGATTCCTCCAGAGCTCTTGGAGCTGGGCAAGGGAAAAACCTACAACATTACGACGTACGGCTGTCAGATGAACGAACATGACACCGAGGTCATGAAAGGTATTTTCGAACAACTGGGCTATACGGCTGTCGAGGATCGCAATCAAGCGGACGTGATTCTATTAAACACCTGTGCGGTGCGTGAGAACGCGGAAGATAAGGTTTTCGGCGAGCTAGGGCACCTGAAGCATCTGAAGCTGGAGAAGCCCGGGTTAATTCTGGGCGTATGCGGCTGCATGTCCCAGGAAGAATCGGTGGTCGGACGGATCATGCAGAAGCACGGCTTCGTGGATCTGATCTTCGGTACGCATAATATTCACCGTCTGCCGTATTTGCTTCAGGATGCACTCTTCAGCAAGGAAATGGTCGTTGAAGTGTGGTCCAAGGAAGGCGACATCATCGAGAACTTGCCGAAGAAACGCGAAGGCATGCGCGGATGGGTCAATATCATGTACGGCTGTGACAAGTTCTGTACCTATTGCATCGTCCCGTATACACGAGGCAAAGAGCGGAGCAGGCGGCCCGAGGATGTCATTGCCGAGGTTCGGGAGCTGGCACGCCAGGGCTTCAAGGAAATTACGCTGCTCGGCCAGAACGTCAACGCTTACGGTAAGGATTTTGAGGATATCGCTTACCGGTTCGGCGACCTCATGGCGGATATCGCCAAGATCGATCTGCCGCGCATTCGCTTCACGACGAGCCACCCCCGCGACTTCGACGATCATCTTATTGAAGTGCTTGCAACGGGCGGCAGCCTGGTAGAGCATATCCACCTGCCGGTACAGTCGGGCAGCACGGAAGTGTTAAAGCGAATGAGCCGCAAGTATACCCGCGAGATGTACTTGGAGCTGGTAGGCAAGATCAAGCGTGCGATTCCGAACGTGGTGCTGACGACCGACATTATCGTCGGATTCCCTGGGGAGACGGAAGAACAGTTCGAAGAGACCATCACGCTCATGAAGGAGGTCGGATTCTCATCGGCCTACACCTTCATCTACTCGCCGCGCGCAGGTACGCCTGCGGCGGATATGGCAGATAATATTCCTGAGAACGTGAAGCGGGCGCGTCTTGCGCGCTTGAACGCTGTCGTTGCCGAACTCAGCCGTCAAAGCAATGAATCGATGCAGGGTCAAGAGGTCGAAGTACTGATCGAAGGCCATAGCAAGAATAATGCGGATGTCTTATCGGGACGGACGCGTACCAATAAGCTGGTCCATATTCAAGGGCCGGCGTCGTGGATCGGACAGTTCATTAATGCGCGGGTTACGGAAGCACAAACCTGGTATATCAAAGCGGAGCCAATCATAAAACATGAGGCCGTATCTTAA
- a CDS encoding DUF4184 family protein: MPFTFSHPLFAVPLRRIAPKWLSVTGLALGSMIPDMEYFMAMESYQTIGHSFLGFLVQGLPLSIATAFAFHLIVKPVLPKLFPAAGGIDQFVKSLTGDWQLRSGRTWLVFLISLLLGYWTHIFMDAWTHGTGIYVEWIPALHRKYVGEPLYQLLQYGFSLIGVIVPALLLLNRYIRWRIAAKPRSLPAVETAGMKLLLWVYAAGFGFILFAVKLLFSMNRSNIVSVAIVAPLSAALFGILAASMLYTAARNGSLAKGIGAVVLLLLTMSSLKILAILWPGLLPNGHYWMSRPKGEFIPLWCAFIWCWSIMLLICCRMIAGKRRTVHTGQARLTRPNRMV; the protein is encoded by the coding sequence ATGCCGTTCACATTCTCACATCCGCTCTTTGCGGTGCCGCTGCGACGAATTGCGCCTAAATGGCTCAGTGTGACGGGTCTTGCGCTGGGCAGCATGATTCCGGATATGGAGTATTTCATGGCGATGGAATCGTACCAAACCATCGGTCATTCATTTCTTGGCTTTCTGGTGCAGGGCTTGCCGCTCAGCATTGCAACGGCGTTTGCCTTCCATCTCATTGTAAAGCCGGTCCTGCCTAAGTTGTTCCCTGCCGCGGGCGGTATCGATCAGTTCGTGAAGAGCTTAACAGGTGATTGGCAGCTTCGCTCAGGGCGTACATGGCTTGTTTTCCTGATTTCCTTGCTCCTCGGCTATTGGACACATATCTTTATGGATGCCTGGACGCATGGGACCGGTATCTATGTAGAGTGGATTCCCGCGCTGCACCGGAAGTATGTAGGCGAACCGCTCTATCAGCTGCTGCAGTACGGATTCTCGCTGATCGGGGTGATCGTTCCTGCACTTCTGCTGCTCAATCGCTATATCCGATGGCGTATTGCCGCAAAACCAAGGAGCCTTCCGGCGGTCGAGACCGCGGGCATGAAGCTGCTGCTATGGGTATATGCCGCAGGCTTCGGTTTTATTTTATTCGCGGTAAAATTGCTGTTTTCGATGAATCGGAGCAATATCGTGAGCGTGGCGATCGTGGCGCCGCTCTCTGCTGCGCTGTTCGGCATCCTGGCGGCTTCCATGCTGTATACGGCTGCAAGGAACGGCAGTCTCGCTAAAGGGATAGGCGCCGTAGTCTTGCTCCTGCTCACGATGTCCTCGCTGAAAATCCTTGCGATCCTGTGGCCGGGATTATTGCCTAATGGTCACTACTGGATGTCTCGGCCCAAAGGCGAATTTATACCGCTTTGGTGCGCTTTTATCTGGTGTTGGTCAATCATGCTGCTGATCTGCTGCCGAATGATTGCGGGCAAACGGAGAACCGTTCACACCGGGCAGGCTCGGTTAACGCGGCCGAACCGAATGGTGTAA
- a CDS encoding 2-oxoacid:ferredoxin oxidoreductase subunit beta has protein sequence MATFKEFRNNVKPNWCPGCGDFSVQAAIQRAAANVGLEPEGLAVISGIGCSGRISGYVNAYGLHGIHGRALPIAQGVKLANRELTVIASGGDGDGFAIGMGHTVHAIRRNVNITYIVMDNQIYGLTKGQTSPRSAEGFKTKSTPEGSIESTLSPLEIAMSAGATFIAQSFSSDLKQLTALIEAGLNHEGFSLINVFSPCVTFNKVNTYDWFKENIVNLDQFPDYDATNRIAAMNKIMETNGMLTGLIYQNKERKSYEDLVTGFQPEALANQDLTLSQEQFDKLVAEFK, from the coding sequence ATGGCAACATTTAAAGAGTTTCGTAACAACGTAAAGCCTAACTGGTGCCCGGGCTGCGGGGATTTCTCCGTACAGGCTGCCATTCAGCGGGCTGCTGCAAACGTTGGTCTTGAGCCGGAAGGCTTGGCTGTTATTTCCGGAATCGGCTGTTCTGGCCGGATCTCCGGCTACGTCAATGCATACGGCCTCCACGGTATTCATGGCCGCGCATTGCCGATCGCGCAAGGGGTGAAGCTGGCAAACCGCGAGCTGACGGTTATCGCCTCCGGCGGCGATGGCGATGGCTTTGCAATCGGTATGGGACATACTGTACATGCGATTCGCCGTAACGTTAACATTACGTATATCGTTATGGATAACCAAATCTACGGGTTGACCAAAGGTCAAACATCGCCGCGAAGCGCAGAAGGCTTCAAGACGAAGTCGACGCCTGAAGGTTCCATTGAGTCCACGCTTTCACCGCTTGAAATTGCGATGTCGGCCGGCGCTACTTTCATTGCGCAGTCGTTCTCGAGCGATTTGAAGCAGCTGACCGCATTGATTGAAGCTGGTTTGAACCATGAAGGCTTCTCGCTGATCAACGTGTTCAGCCCATGCGTAACGTTCAACAAAGTGAACACGTACGACTGGTTCAAAGAAAATATCGTGAACCTGGATCAATTCCCGGATTACGATGCCACGAACCGTATTGCGGCGATGAACAAAATTATGGAAACAAACGGCATGCTCACAGGATTGATCTATCAGAACAAAGAACGCAAATCCTACGAGGATTTGGTTACAGGCTTCCAGCCTGAAGCACTGGCAAACCAAGATTTGACTTTGTCACAGGAGCAGTTCGATAAACTCGTAGCCGAGTTTAAATAA
- a CDS encoding MFS transporter produces MSAVPTTQEHAAAIPTNRSDHAIFITVTLLYWSTLYIYVPILSPFMKSSGYADVLIGIVLGSYGFMQMFIRFPLGLLSDKLHKRKPFLMLGMISGALSCLLFMVPGSWLWPLAGRMMSGVCASAWVAFTVLYAAYYASSEATKAMSNISVMTVSGQLIGMTLSGWLAGAYSWHAAFLAGIILGAAGLALSFAVKEPREGVARSPISLRHLREIVRTPSLQQVSTLSILAHCVLFITMFGFTPLKATSLGASSGQLTLIVVAFMIPHAAASLITGRWLVPRCGTWNVIAIAFLLSGIFTVAIAYSPSLGLLALTQVLNGFAQGMHLPILLGLAIQPFASSKRATAMGFYQAVYSIGMFAGPFLAGFVNDMFGRDYGFWLGGAFALIALLLALFWKRSSAAPAKTAS; encoded by the coding sequence TTGTCCGCTGTCCCTACGACCCAGGAACATGCAGCTGCCATACCAACAAATCGGTCTGATCATGCCATCTTCATTACCGTCACGCTGCTGTATTGGTCAACGTTGTATATCTATGTGCCGATCCTATCTCCGTTTATGAAGAGCAGCGGCTACGCCGACGTCCTGATCGGCATCGTGCTCGGCAGCTACGGCTTCATGCAAATGTTCATCCGCTTCCCGCTCGGACTCTTGTCCGACAAGCTCCATAAGCGCAAGCCGTTTCTCATGCTTGGTATGATCAGCGGCGCGCTAAGCTGTCTCTTGTTCATGGTGCCCGGCTCTTGGCTGTGGCCGCTTGCAGGACGTATGATGTCCGGCGTATGCGCATCCGCATGGGTTGCTTTCACTGTCCTCTATGCCGCTTATTACGCCTCATCCGAGGCAACGAAGGCGATGAGCAATATCAGCGTCATGACCGTCTCTGGGCAGCTCATCGGCATGACGCTGAGCGGCTGGCTGGCTGGCGCATACAGCTGGCATGCGGCATTTCTCGCAGGCATCATTCTAGGCGCAGCCGGCTTGGCCTTATCCTTCGCGGTCAAAGAGCCGCGTGAAGGCGTCGCGCGTTCACCGATCTCGCTTCGGCATTTGCGGGAAATCGTGCGGACGCCTTCCTTGCAGCAAGTATCCACGCTATCTATTCTGGCGCACTGCGTGCTCTTCATTACGATGTTCGGATTCACGCCGCTTAAAGCAACCTCATTAGGTGCCTCCAGCGGTCAGTTGACGCTCATTGTCGTCGCCTTCATGATTCCGCATGCAGCTGCTTCCTTAATTACCGGCCGGTGGCTCGTCCCTCGGTGCGGGACCTGGAATGTCATCGCAATCGCCTTCCTGCTGAGCGGTATCTTCACGGTTGCCATAGCCTATTCGCCCAGCCTCGGCTTGCTCGCGCTGACGCAGGTGTTGAACGGCTTCGCGCAGGGCATGCACCTGCCTATCCTGCTCGGTCTTGCCATTCAGCCCTTCGCATCCTCCAAACGCGCGACAGCGATGGGATTCTACCAAGCCGTTTATTCGATCGGCATGTTTGCCGGCCCCTTCTTGGCGGGCTTCGTTAACGACATGTTCGGCCGTGATTACGGCTTCTGGCTCGGCGGCGCATTCGCGCTAATTGCCCTCTTGCTCGCGCTGTTCTGGAAACGATCCAGTGCCGCCCCCGCCAAAACCGCATCTTGA
- a CDS encoding DUF3889 domain-containing protein has translation MKRFGIMVVLIVVFAGRMTAVSAEPSYAKWGQLAMKETAKRYQADIVDYKHLGRQTEQAGLLSENFRLLLSDGGRKFEVTVRIYFKPDSEQVMRIQFTESGRGQ, from the coding sequence ATGAAACGATTCGGAATCATGGTTGTGCTAATAGTTGTCTTCGCAGGCCGGATGACCGCGGTTTCAGCCGAGCCGTCCTATGCCAAATGGGGACAGCTCGCCATGAAAGAAACGGCAAAGCGCTATCAGGCGGACATTGTGGACTACAAGCATTTGGGGCGGCAGACGGAACAGGCCGGTCTATTATCCGAGAATTTCAGGCTGCTGCTAAGCGACGGCGGACGCAAGTTCGAAGTGACGGTGCGGATTTATTTTAAACCGGATAGCGAACAAGTGATGCGCATTCAGTTTACGGAGAGCGGCAGGGGGCAATAA
- a CDS encoding phosphate propanoyltransferase: protein MMKVPVGVSARHIHLEQAHVKILFGQGAELSVFKPLSQPGQYAANETVEVTGPKGSFGKVRILGPVRKRTQLEVSRTDAFTLGINPPVRESGDIAGSAGITIKGPAGEVTIEEGVIVAARHIHFHTSDAERWGIADKQRLSVRLHGERGVVLENVIARVSPEFALDMHIDTDEANAAGAKTGDEAEIISLG, encoded by the coding sequence ATGATGAAAGTTCCAGTCGGCGTATCCGCCAGACATATCCATTTAGAGCAGGCACATGTAAAAATTTTGTTTGGACAAGGAGCAGAACTGTCGGTGTTCAAGCCGCTCTCCCAGCCCGGTCAATACGCCGCGAACGAAACGGTCGAGGTTACGGGGCCGAAAGGCAGCTTCGGTAAAGTACGTATTCTTGGGCCTGTCCGCAAACGTACGCAGCTTGAAGTATCCCGGACAGATGCGTTTACGCTTGGTATAAATCCGCCCGTACGCGAGTCGGGCGATATTGCGGGCTCTGCGGGAATTACGATTAAAGGACCGGCAGGCGAGGTGACGATCGAAGAAGGCGTTATTGTTGCCGCTCGTCATATTCACTTCCATACGAGCGACGCGGAGCGCTGGGGGATTGCCGATAAACAGCGTTTGTCCGTCCGTCTGCATGGAGAGCGCGGCGTCGTTCTGGAGAATGTCATTGCGCGGGTATCACCCGAGTTTGCACTGGACATGCATATTGATACGGATGAAGCGAATGCCGCAGGCGCCAAAACCGGAGACGAAGCTGAAATCATCAGCCTAGGCTAA
- the lepB gene encoding signal peptidase I → MKKSWIREVRDWAVTLGIAMTAALLIQNYAFAQTEVKNISMQKTLVEGQRLIEDKISYHFEMPNRGDIVIIDGPESDKRLIKRVVGLPGDVLNFTADGRLLVNNAVQQESYVKGRTFSNGLNVPYTVPTKTVFVMGDNRENSQDSRVLGPIALSSLEGRAIFRLWPLSKFGQLD, encoded by the coding sequence TTGAAAAAATCATGGATTCGAGAGGTTAGGGATTGGGCGGTCACGCTTGGAATCGCGATGACGGCAGCGCTGCTCATCCAAAATTACGCCTTCGCGCAAACCGAAGTAAAGAACATATCGATGCAGAAAACGCTCGTCGAAGGGCAGCGTCTCATTGAGGACAAGATCAGCTATCATTTTGAAATGCCGAATCGGGGAGATATTGTCATCATCGACGGTCCCGAAAGCGATAAACGGTTAATAAAACGCGTGGTCGGCCTGCCGGGCGATGTCCTTAATTTTACGGCTGACGGCCGGCTGCTGGTCAATAATGCGGTGCAGCAGGAAAGCTACGTCAAAGGGCGTACGTTCTCGAACGGGCTGAACGTTCCCTATACGGTTCCGACGAAGACGGTATTCGTCATGGGTGATAACCGCGAGAACAGCCAAGACAGCAGGGTGCTTGGCCCGATTGCCTTGTCGAGTCTCGAGGGACGAGCTATTTTCCGGTTGTGGCCGTTAAGCAAGTTTGGGCAGTTGGATTAA
- a CDS encoding heavy metal-binding domain-containing protein, with amino-acid sequence MIFSTTPTIEGQPIQQYLGVVTGEAIMGANIVRDIFASITDIVGGRSGAYETKLKEARDVAFNEMSSQASRLGASAIVGIDIDYEVVREGMLMVAVSGTAVRI; translated from the coding sequence ATGATTTTTTCTACGACACCTACAATTGAAGGCCAACCGATTCAACAGTACCTTGGCGTTGTGACTGGCGAGGCTATTATGGGCGCCAATATCGTCCGCGATATATTCGCCTCCATTACCGACATCGTCGGCGGCCGTTCCGGCGCCTATGAGACGAAGCTGAAGGAAGCCCGCGACGTGGCATTTAACGAAATGTCCAGTCAGGCGTCCCGCCTCGGCGCAAGTGCGATCGTGGGCATCGACATCGACTATGAAGTCGTTCGCGAAGGTATGCTGATGGTCGCTGTCAGTGGAACGGCCGTACGCATTTAA